A single genomic interval of Thermodesulfobacteriota bacterium harbors:
- the ptsP gene encoding phosphoenolpyruvate--protein phosphotransferase: MQVFREHHDLRGIPVSPGIVIGKAYLLDRRKVRPPERIVDPAEVEAELRRFRRALAQTREQLEALREHYRESHLGEHGYLVDVNLLMLDDRMIVQETERHVREKLYSADWAFWSVLERIKASFDAMEDEYFRDRRTDVEHLGDRILRNLAGRRHESIADIRGDVVVVAHDLSPMDTAQMDVARVKGFVTDLGGRTSHTAILARSLNIPAVVGLESVTDRANGGDTVAIDGLSGVVVLNPTEDQLKEFRRRRTRYRAFRRELESFAALPAVTRDGHKVRIGANIELQEEAASLERYGAEGIGLYRTEFLYMNRDHPPTEEEHTIAYRHMAEAAHPFSVTIRTLDIGGDKLVHSVPTQDEINPSLGLRSIRLCLREPQLFKTQLRGILRASAAGNVRLMFPMVSGLGELQQTLAILEEARGELRREGVPFDEAMPVGVMIEVPAAALTADLLAPHVDFFSIGTNDLIQYSLAIDRGNEHVAYLYEPLHPAVLRLIRRVADAAHAQGISVAVCGEMGGEELHTLVLLGLGVDELSMHTLSIPRIKRLIHHAALSEARALADRILTLGTAAEVQRTVEAYMRAHHPSVLDPVEFGWSAPATAAKVS; encoded by the coding sequence CCCGGGATCGTGATCGGGAAGGCCTATCTGCTCGATCGCCGAAAGGTCCGCCCGCCCGAGAGGATCGTCGATCCCGCCGAGGTCGAGGCCGAGCTGCGCCGCTTTCGCCGCGCCCTGGCCCAGACCCGGGAGCAGCTCGAGGCGCTCCGGGAGCATTACCGAGAGAGCCACCTGGGAGAGCACGGCTACCTGGTGGACGTCAACCTCCTCATGCTCGACGATCGGATGATCGTCCAGGAGACCGAGCGGCACGTCCGGGAAAAGCTCTACAGCGCCGACTGGGCGTTCTGGTCGGTGCTGGAGCGCATCAAGGCCTCCTTCGACGCCATGGAGGACGAGTACTTTCGGGACCGGCGCACCGACGTGGAGCACCTGGGGGATCGGATCCTGCGCAATCTGGCCGGGCGCCGCCACGAGAGCATCGCCGACATCCGGGGCGACGTCGTGGTGGTGGCCCACGACCTCTCCCCCATGGACACGGCCCAGATGGACGTGGCGCGGGTCAAGGGGTTCGTCACCGACCTGGGAGGGCGCACTTCCCACACGGCCATCCTGGCGCGCAGCCTCAACATCCCCGCCGTGGTGGGGCTCGAGTCGGTCACCGACCGGGCCAACGGCGGCGACACGGTGGCGATCGACGGCCTCTCCGGGGTCGTGGTCCTCAACCCCACCGAGGACCAGCTCAAGGAGTTTCGGCGCCGCCGCACCCGCTATCGGGCCTTCCGCCGGGAGCTGGAATCCTTTGCGGCGTTGCCCGCGGTCACCCGCGACGGGCACAAGGTTCGCATCGGAGCCAACATCGAGCTCCAGGAGGAGGCGGCGAGCCTGGAGCGTTACGGTGCCGAGGGAATCGGCTTGTACCGCACCGAGTTCCTGTATATGAATCGGGACCATCCGCCCACCGAGGAGGAGCACACGATTGCCTACCGGCACATGGCCGAGGCGGCGCACCCGTTTTCCGTGACGATCCGGACGCTGGACATCGGGGGGGACAAGCTCGTGCACTCCGTGCCGACCCAGGACGAGATCAACCCTTCCCTGGGGTTGCGCTCGATCCGGTTGTGCCTCAGGGAACCCCAGCTCTTCAAGACCCAGCTCAGGGGCATCCTGCGGGCCAGCGCGGCGGGCAACGTGCGGCTCATGTTTCCCATGGTCTCGGGGCTCGGCGAGCTCCAGCAGACCCTGGCCATCTTGGAGGAAGCGCGCGGGGAGCTGCGCCGGGAAGGGGTGCCCTTCGACGAGGCGATGCCCGTGGGAGTGATGATCGAAGTCCCCGCTGCCGCCCTGACCGCGGATCTCCTGGCCCCCCACGTGGACTTCTTCTCCATCGGCACCAACGACCTCATCCAATACTCCCTCGCCATCGACCGGGGCAACGAGCACGTGGCGTACCTCTATGAACCGCTGCACCCGGCGGTGCTGCGGCTCATCCGGAGAGTGGCGGATGCCGCCCACGCCCAGGGCATCTCCGTGGCGGTGTGCGGCGAGATGGGGGGCGAGGAGCTCCACACCCTGGTGCTCCTGGGGCTCGGGGTGGACGAGCTCTCCATGCACACCCTCTCCATCCCGCGGATCAAGCGCCTCATTCACCACGCCGCGCTCTCCGAAGCCCGCGCCCTGGCCGACCGGATTCTGACCCTGGGAACCGCTGCCGAAGTGCAGCGTACGGTAGAAGCATACATGCGCGCCCATCACCCGTCGGTGCTCGACCCGGTGGAGTTCGGGTGGAGCGCACCGGCGACTGCCGCCAAAGTTTCTTGA